A section of the Fusobacterium sp. DD2 genome encodes:
- a CDS encoding DUF4402 domain-containing protein: MILLFTISVSGFARNIQVQVDKQFQRVQPEPGFDSAARGIIRFIIENYNDQDNYSYFVFETHNNDISCTGWLTRAELKNPNSLYFDWQNPYCYFRHYIGEWEPVTAIELVLDCTINWNSRETDGSNLRCKLGKLGNGETIYIGVPQPDIEPQKKLKVIVDKNMDLGKTFAGGTLSTRLGGTGTPAEITIESEEGNNFKVHMPKKVTIKNTQRNEQTLDVNLGFRNASEDGRYSPSKHRDGFAFTHFIIDGVCRTKPNEYGKYEGSFIVRVEYTDEN; the protein is encoded by the coding sequence TTGATATTATTATTTACTATATCAGTTTCAGGTTTTGCCAGGAATATTCAAGTACAGGTAGATAAGCAGTTTCAACGTGTTCAACCAGAACCAGGTTTTGATAGTGCAGCAAGGGGAATTATCAGATTTATTATAGAAAATTATAACGATCAAGATAATTATAGTTATTTTGTTTTTGAGACCCATAATAATGATATAAGTTGCACTGGATGGTTGACTAGAGCTGAATTAAAAAATCCAAATAGTTTATATTTTGATTGGCAGAATCCTTACTGTTATTTTAGACATTACATAGGAGAGTGGGAACCAGTAACTGCGATAGAATTAGTATTGGATTGTACAATTAATTGGAATAGTAGAGAAACAGATGGTTCTAATCTTAGGTGTAAATTAGGTAAACTGGGAAATGGAGAAACAATCTATATTGGAGTGCCACAACCTGATATAGAACCACAAAAAAAACTTAAGGTTATAGTTGATAAAAATATGGACTTGGGAAAAACCTTTGCAGGAGGAACATTGAGCACAAGACTTGGAGGAACAGGAACACCTGCAGAAATAACTATAGAGAGCGAAGAGGGAAATAACTTCAAGGTACATATGCCCAAGAAAGTGACAATAAAAAATACTCAGAGGAATGAGCAGACTTTAGATGTTAATCTTGGATTTAGAAATGCAAGTGAAGATGGAAGATACTCACCTTCTAAACATAGAGATGGATTTGCTTTTACCCACTTTATAATAGATGGTGTATGTAGAACTAAACCTAATGAATATGGAAAATATGAGGGGAGTTTTATTGTGAGGGTGGAGTATACAGATGAGAATTAA
- a CDS encoding YgiQ family radical SAM protein encodes MMFLPTTMEEVKKLGWEQLDIILVSGDTYIDTSYNGTAIVGKWLYKHGFKVGIIAQPDVDSDIDITRLGEPKLYWGISGGCVDSMVANYTATKKKRRSDDFTPGGENNKRPDRAVIVYTNLIKRFFKGSPIPIVISGIESSLRRITHYDYWSNSLRRPIVFDAKADIISYGMGEKSMLALAEALRDGKPWEDIRGICYIGKEEKHGYLRLPSFEECKSDKYKFIQAFNTFYHNCDPITAKGLYQQCGDRFLIQNPPTENYTTEELDEIYSMDFERDVHPYYKKMGEVRALDTIRNSVTTHRGCYGECNFCAIAIHQGRTVISRSEDSIIKEVKELASAPKFKGYIADVGGPTANMYQIECTKKLKLGACQDRRCLYPEKCPALKINHRKQIDLLNKLKKIDKIKKIFIASGIRYDMILSDTKCGQAYLEEIVRDHVSGQMKIAPEHTEDKVLNLMGKQGKAPLKEFKDRFYQINNKLGMKQFLTYYLIAAHPGCDEKDMLDLKRFASRELKVSPEQVQVFTPTPSTYSTLMYYTEIDPFTGKKLFVEKDNNRKQKQKDIVIPREQNQNRKRKFKRK; translated from the coding sequence ATTATGTTTTTACCTACAACGATGGAAGAGGTAAAAAAATTAGGCTGGGAACAGCTAGACATCATACTTGTATCTGGTGATACATATATTGATACCTCATATAATGGAACAGCCATAGTTGGAAAATGGCTTTATAAACATGGATTTAAAGTTGGAATTATTGCCCAACCAGACGTGGACAGTGATATTGATATAACAAGACTTGGTGAGCCAAAACTATACTGGGGAATATCTGGCGGATGCGTTGACTCTATGGTGGCAAACTATACTGCTACTAAGAAAAAAAGAAGAAGTGATGACTTTACTCCAGGGGGAGAAAATAATAAGCGTCCTGACAGAGCAGTTATCGTGTATACAAATTTAATTAAAAGATTTTTTAAAGGAAGTCCAATTCCAATAGTAATAAGTGGAATTGAATCAAGTCTAAGAAGAATTACTCATTATGACTACTGGAGCAACTCTCTAAGACGTCCTATAGTCTTTGATGCCAAAGCCGACATCATATCCTATGGTATGGGAGAGAAATCAATGTTAGCCCTAGCTGAGGCCCTTAGAGATGGAAAGCCATGGGAAGATATAAGAGGAATCTGTTATATAGGTAAGGAAGAAAAACATGGGTATTTAAGACTCCCATCATTTGAAGAGTGTAAAAGTGATAAATATAAATTTATACAGGCATTTAATACATTCTATCACAACTGTGATCCTATTACAGCAAAGGGATTGTATCAACAATGTGGAGATAGATTTTTAATTCAAAATCCTCCTACTGAAAATTATACAACTGAAGAGCTAGATGAGATATACTCTATGGATTTTGAGAGAGATGTTCATCCTTATTATAAGAAAATGGGTGAGGTAAGAGCACTGGATACAATACGTAACTCAGTAACAACTCACAGAGGATGTTATGGAGAGTGTAATTTCTGTGCAATTGCTATTCATCAGGGCAGAACAGTTATTTCAAGAAGTGAAGACTCTATAATTAAAGAGGTAAAGGAACTTGCTAGTGCTCCAAAGTTTAAAGGATACATTGCTGACGTAGGTGGTCCTACTGCCAATATGTACCAGATTGAATGTACAAAAAAATTAAAACTTGGTGCATGTCAGGATAGAAGATGTTTATACCCTGAAAAATGTCCTGCTCTTAAGATAAATCATCGTAAGCAGATTGATCTATTAAATAAACTGAAAAAAATAGATAAAATCAAAAAAATATTTATAGCTTCAGGTATAAGATATGATATGATTCTAAGTGATACTAAATGTGGACAGGCATATCTTGAAGAGATTGTTCGTGACCATGTATCTGGACAGATGAAAATAGCTCCAGAGCACACTGAAGATAAAGTATTAAATCTTATGGGTAAACAGGGAAAAGCTCCTTTAAAAGAATTTAAAGATAGATTTTATCAAATAAATAACAAATTAGGTATGAAGCAATTTTTAACTTACTATCTAATTGCAGCTCATCCTGGTTGTGATGAAAAAGATATGTTAGATCTTAAACGATTTGCTTCAAGAGAGCTAAAAGTAAGTCCTGAACAGGTTCAGGTATTTACACCTACACCTTCAACTTACTCAACACTTATGTATTACACAGAGATTGATCCATTTACTGGTAAAAAACTCTTTGTAGAGAAAGATAATAACAGAAAACAAAAACAAAAGGATATAGTTATCCCAAGAGAACAAAATCAAAATAGAAAAAGAAAATTTAAAAGAAAATAA
- the der gene encoding ribosome biogenesis GTPase Der: MKPIVAIVGRPNVGKSTLFNNLVGDKIAIVDDAPGVTRDRLYRETEWNGTEFVVVDTGGLEPRNNEFMMTKIKEQAEVAMNEADVILFVVDGKCGVNPLDEEVAYILRKKNKPVILCVNKIDNYLDQQGDIYEFWALGFEHLIGISGEHKVNLGDMLDMVTGLIEKMDFPEEEEDVLKLAIIGKPNAGKSSLVNRLAGEERTIVSDIAGTTRDAIDTIIEYDDQKYMIIDTAGIRRKSKVEESLEYYSVLRAIKTIKRADVCLLMLDGQEGLTEQDKRIAGIAAEELKPIIIVVNKWDLVDKNTNTMEKMRESLLAELPFLNYAPVEFVSALTGQRTTRLLEISSQIFDEYNKRISTGILNSVLKEIVMMNNPPTRKGRVVKINYAVQVSVAPPKFVLFCNYPELIHFSYARYVENKFRESFGFEGSPILISFEKKNSEE, translated from the coding sequence ATGAAACCTATTGTTGCAATAGTTGGAAGACCAAACGTTGGTAAATCAACTTTATTCAATAATCTTGTAGGAGATAAAATCGCAATTGTTGACGATGCTCCTGGAGTAACAAGAGATAGATTATATAGAGAAACTGAATGGAATGGAACTGAATTTGTAGTTGTTGATACAGGTGGACTTGAACCTAGAAACAACGAATTTATGATGACTAAAATAAAAGAACAGGCTGAAGTTGCTATGAATGAAGCAGATGTTATTTTATTTGTAGTAGATGGAAAATGTGGGGTAAATCCTCTTGATGAAGAGGTTGCATATATTCTTAGAAAGAAAAATAAACCAGTTATTTTATGTGTAAATAAAATTGATAACTACCTTGATCAGCAGGGAGATATCTATGAATTCTGGGCTTTAGGATTTGAACACCTGATTGGAATCTCAGGAGAACACAAAGTAAACCTTGGAGACATGCTTGATATGGTTACAGGTTTAATTGAAAAAATGGATTTCCCTGAAGAGGAAGAAGATGTATTAAAACTTGCTATTATTGGTAAACCAAATGCAGGAAAATCATCTCTAGTTAACAGACTTGCTGGAGAAGAAAGAACAATAGTAAGTGATATAGCTGGTACTACAAGAGATGCTATAGATACAATCATAGAGTATGATGATCAAAAATATATGATTATTGACACTGCAGGTATTAGAAGAAAATCTAAAGTTGAAGAGAGTCTTGAATACTACTCTGTATTGAGAGCTATCAAAACTATTAAAAGAGCAGATGTATGCCTTCTTATGCTAGATGGACAGGAAGGACTTACTGAGCAGGATAAAAGAATTGCAGGTATAGCTGCTGAAGAGTTAAAACCTATTATCATTGTAGTTAACAAATGGGACCTTGTAGATAAAAATACAAATACAATGGAAAAAATGAGAGAGAGCCTTTTAGCTGAACTTCCATTCTTAAACTATGCACCTGTAGAATTCGTTTCAGCTCTTACTGGTCAAAGAACTACAAGACTTTTAGAAATCTCTAGTCAGATATTTGATGAATACAATAAGAGAATTTCTACTGGTATCCTAAACAGCGTTTTAAAAGAGATAGTTATGATGAACAACCCACCTACAAGAAAAGGAAGAGTTGTAAAAATCAACTATGCTGTACAGGTATCAGTTGCCCCACCAAAATTTGTATTATTCTGTAATTACCCAGAATTGATTCACTTCTCATATGCTAGATATGTCGAGAATAAATTCAGAGAATCATTTGGTTTTGAAGGGTCTCCTATCTTAATTAGCTTTGAGAAAAAAAATAGCGAAGAATAA
- the asnA gene encoding aspartate--ammonia ligase, protein MEKKYDCKLDLFETEVAIKKVKDFFERALAYELNLTRVSAPLYVRKSSGLNDDLSGMERPVKFDTHWDAKEEYQIVHSLAKWKRMALKRYEFPVHTGLYTDMNAIRRDEDLDNIHSMYVDQWDWELVIDKAERTTKTLQKIVKRIYDALRKTEEYVNREYPVFSKKLPEDIYFITSQELEDRYPELTAKERENEICREYKAVFISQIGKTLKSGEKHDGRAPDYDDWELNGDILVWNPILEQAFELSSMGIRVSEETLALQLKLANREDRKELKFHKALLAKELPYTVGGGIGQSRICMFFLEKLHIGEVQASCWPEEMVEEFAKIGAKFL, encoded by the coding sequence ATGGAAAAAAAGTATGACTGCAAACTAGATCTTTTCGAAACAGAGGTGGCTATTAAAAAAGTAAAAGACTTTTTTGAAAGAGCTCTAGCTTATGAACTTAACCTAACAAGAGTTTCTGCACCACTATACGTAAGAAAGTCTTCTGGATTGAACGATGATCTAAGCGGTATGGAAAGACCTGTAAAGTTTGATACACACTGGGATGCAAAGGAAGAATATCAAATAGTTCATTCACTTGCTAAATGGAAAAGAATGGCTCTAAAAAGATATGAATTTCCTGTACACACTGGACTTTATACAGATATGAACGCAATCAGAAGAGATGAGGATTTAGATAATATCCACTCTATGTATGTTGACCAATGGGACTGGGAATTAGTAATTGACAAAGCTGAAAGAACAACTAAGACTTTACAAAAAATAGTAAAGAGAATCTATGATGCTTTAAGAAAAACAGAAGAGTATGTAAATAGAGAATATCCTGTATTTTCTAAAAAATTACCTGAGGATATATATTTTATTACATCACAGGAATTAGAAGATAGATATCCAGAACTTACAGCTAAAGAAAGAGAAAATGAAATCTGCAGAGAGTATAAAGCAGTATTTATATCTCAAATTGGTAAGACTTTAAAATCTGGAGAAAAACATGATGGAAGAGCTCCTGACTATGATGACTGGGAACTAAATGGAGATATTTTAGTATGGAACCCAATACTTGAGCAAGCTTTTGAATTATCATCAATGGGAATAAGAGTAAGTGAAGAAACTCTTGCCCTTCAATTAAAACTTGCAAATAGAGAAGATAGAAAAGAATTAAAATTCCATAAAGCTCTACTTGCTAAAGAACTTCCTTATACAGTTGGAGGAGGAATTGGACAATCAAGAATCTGTATGTTCTTCCTTGAAAAACTTCATATTGGAGAAGTTCAAGCATCTTGCTGGCCAGAAGAAATGGTTGAAGAATTTGCAAAAATAGGAGCAAAATTCCTATAG
- the metK gene encoding methionine adenosyltransferase — MKNLTYFTSEFVSPGHPDKVADQISDAVLDACLKDDPSSRVACEVFCTTGQVIVGGEITTSTYIDVQDIVRSKIAEIGYSEGMGFDANCGVLSAIHSQSPDIAMGVDTGGAGDQGIMFGGAVRETPELMPLALVLAREIIVRLTRLTRSNELLWARPDAKSQVTLAYDEFGRIDHVDTIVLSVQHNPDVTQEEIKKDVIEKVIVPVLEAYDLDPSKVNKYHINPTGRFVIGGPHGDTGLTGRKIIVDTYGGYFRHGGGAFSGKDPSKVDRSAAYAARWVAKNIVAADLADKCEVQLSYAIGVVEPTSIKVDTFKTGRASEIDLAKAVAKVFDLSPRGIEKALELRSGNFKYQDLAAFGHIGRTDLDLPWEKCNKVEALKEVLEEMNK, encoded by the coding sequence ATGAAAAATTTAACTTATTTTACATCTGAATTTGTATCACCTGGACACCCTGATAAGGTTGCAGACCAAATATCAGATGCTGTATTAGATGCATGTCTTAAGGATGACCCAAGCTCAAGAGTAGCATGTGAAGTGTTCTGTACTACAGGACAAGTTATTGTTGGTGGAGAAATTACTACTTCAACTTATATAGATGTTCAAGATATTGTAAGAAGTAAAATTGCTGAAATAGGATATTCTGAAGGAATGGGATTTGATGCAAACTGTGGAGTATTATCTGCAATTCATTCTCAATCACCAGATATCGCTATGGGAGTAGATACAGGTGGAGCAGGAGACCAGGGAATAATGTTTGGTGGAGCTGTAAGAGAAACTCCAGAACTTATGCCACTTGCACTTGTATTAGCAAGAGAAATCATTGTTAGACTTACAAGACTTACTAGAAGTAATGAACTTCTATGGGCTAGACCAGATGCAAAATCTCAAGTAACACTTGCTTATGATGAATTTGGAAGAATAGATCACGTTGATACAATAGTATTATCAGTACAACATAATCCTGATGTAACTCAAGAAGAGATTAAAAAGGATGTTATAGAGAAAGTTATAGTTCCTGTTCTAGAGGCGTATGACCTTGATCCAAGCAAAGTTAACAAGTACCATATCAATCCTACTGGTAGATTCGTAATCGGAGGTCCACATGGTGATACAGGCCTTACAGGAAGAAAAATAATAGTTGATACATATGGTGGATACTTTAGACATGGTGGAGGAGCTTTTTCTGGAAAAGATCCTTCAAAAGTAGACAGATCTGCTGCATATGCTGCTAGATGGGTAGCAAAAAACATAGTTGCTGCTGACCTTGCAGATAAATGTGAAGTACAATTATCTTATGCTATTGGTGTAGTAGAACCTACTTCAATAAAAGTAGATACATTTAAAACAGGAAGAGCTAGTGAAATTGATTTAGCTAAAGCTGTTGCAAAAGTATTTGATTTAAGTCCTAGAGGAATAGAAAAAGCTCTTGAATTAAGAAGTGGAAACTTTAAATATCAAGATCTTGCAGCATTTGGACATATAGGAAGAACAGATTTAGATCTTCCATGGGAAAAATGTAACAAAGTAGAAGCTTTAAAAGAAGTTTTAGAAGAGATGAATAAATAG
- the citF gene encoding citrate lyase subunit alpha has product MKNVLGREVPEFIEGYGKVTQYNGYLANTTGVMKKNYTFKTVTHKDNKLQKDLATLMDKLPLKDGMTISFHHHLRNGDYVLNLVMAEIVKRGYKDITLVASSIFPCHKPVVEYMEKGIVTQIYAGYMSGPVAQAISEGKLQKPAVMHTHGGRARIMETGEVEVDIAFVAAPTCDEYGNINGVDGKSACGSLGYAHSDVENAKVVVAITDNLVPFPNTTIEINQTLIDHVLVIDAIGDPKGIVSGTTQITKNPIGLKVADLTAKFIEQSGYLKEGMSFQTGAGGISLAVAAEVKKLMKEKNIVGSFAAGGITGYIVDMFKEGLFKALFDVQCFDLNAIKSAKENANHLKMSASMYANANNKGSVVNKLDVVILGATEMDTNFNVNVTTGSDGVIMGGSGGHSDTAAGAKLCIIVSQLVNARISVVKDRITTVTTPGETVDVLVTERGIAINPLRKDLIERFKNSNLPIKTIEELKEIAESMCGKEEPIKFEDRIVAVVQYRDGSVVDVVRQIKK; this is encoded by the coding sequence ATGAAAAACGTTCTAGGAAGAGAAGTTCCTGAGTTTATAGAAGGATACGGAAAAGTTACTCAATATAACGGGTATCTTGCAAATACAACTGGAGTTATGAAAAAGAACTACACTTTTAAAACTGTAACTCACAAAGATAATAAATTACAAAAAGATTTAGCAACTTTAATGGATAAATTACCATTAAAAGATGGAATGACAATTTCATTTCATCACCATTTAAGAAATGGAGACTATGTATTAAACTTAGTAATGGCTGAAATAGTTAAGAGAGGATACAAAGATATTACTCTTGTAGCAAGTTCAATTTTCCCATGCCATAAACCTGTAGTAGAATATATGGAAAAAGGTATTGTAACTCAAATATATGCTGGATATATGTCAGGTCCAGTTGCTCAAGCAATATCTGAGGGAAAACTTCAAAAACCAGCAGTAATGCATACACACGGTGGAAGAGCTAGAATAATGGAAACTGGAGAAGTTGAAGTTGATATAGCTTTTGTTGCAGCACCTACATGTGACGAATATGGAAACATCAACGGAGTAGATGGAAAATCAGCTTGTGGATCTTTAGGATATGCACACTCAGACGTTGAAAATGCAAAGGTTGTTGTAGCAATAACAGATAATCTTGTTCCTTTCCCTAATACAACTATTGAAATCAACCAAACTTTAATTGACCATGTATTAGTTATAGATGCTATAGGAGATCCAAAAGGAATAGTTTCTGGTACAACTCAAATTACTAAAAACCCTATTGGATTAAAAGTTGCTGACTTAACAGCTAAATTCATCGAACAATCAGGATACTTAAAAGAAGGAATGAGTTTCCAAACTGGAGCTGGAGGAATATCTCTTGCAGTTGCAGCTGAAGTTAAAAAATTAATGAAAGAGAAAAATATTGTAGGAAGTTTCGCAGCTGGAGGAATCACTGGATACATCGTTGATATGTTCAAAGAAGGATTATTCAAAGCTCTATTTGACGTACAATGTTTTGACCTTAACGCTATAAAATCAGCAAAAGAAAATGCTAACCACTTAAAAATGTCTGCATCTATGTATGCAAATGCTAACAACAAAGGTTCAGTAGTAAACAAACTTGACGTTGTTATCTTAGGTGCTACAGAAATGGATACTAACTTCAACGTTAACGTTACAACAGGATCTGACGGAGTAATCATGGGAGGATCAGGAGGACACAGTGATACTGCAGCAGGAGCTAAATTATGTATCATCGTTTCTCAATTAGTTAACGCAAGAATCTCTGTTGTTAAAGACAGAATCACAACAGTAACTACTCCAGGAGAAACTGTAGACGTTCTAGTTACTGAAAGAGGTATAGCTATCAATCCACTTAGAAAAGACTTAATTGAAAGATTTAAAAACTCAAATCTTCCAATAAAAACTATTGAAGAATTAAAAGAAATAGCTGAGTCTATGTGTGGAAAAGAAGAACCAATCAAATTTGAAGACAGAATTGTTGCTGTAGTTCAATATAGAGATGGATCTGTAGTAGACGTTGTAAGACAAATAAAAAAATAA
- a CDS encoding aldolase/citrate lyase family protein has product MKLRRTMLFMPGNNPGMLQTAAVFGSDAVIFDLEDAVALTEKDAARVLISEALKTMSYDEVEVVVRINPLSTPYADKDVDVIARLKPDAILLPKACPEDVAELDKRLTKIEEEMGFEHNSIKVHPLVETTYGVEKVYETIKASPRIISVLLGGEDLAVDLGVKRTKASDELLYARTKIINACKACKVDAIDTPFTDTNDYDGLIADTLKAKMLGFTGKLSINPRQIDTIHSVYAPSAAEINHAQRVMAAKEDAAKQGLGVFSLDGKMVDLPIINRAIHTLDMAKLMGLID; this is encoded by the coding sequence GTGAAATTAAGAAGAACAATGTTATTTATGCCTGGAAATAACCCAGGGATGCTTCAAACAGCTGCTGTTTTCGGATCAGATGCTGTTATATTTGACTTAGAAGATGCTGTTGCACTTACAGAAAAAGATGCTGCAAGAGTACTTATCAGCGAAGCATTAAAAACTATGAGCTATGATGAAGTAGAAGTAGTTGTAAGAATAAATCCTTTATCTACACCTTATGCAGATAAAGACGTGGATGTTATAGCAAGACTTAAACCAGATGCTATATTACTTCCAAAAGCTTGTCCAGAAGACGTAGCAGAATTAGATAAGAGATTAACTAAAATAGAAGAAGAAATGGGATTTGAACATAACTCAATAAAAGTTCACCCATTAGTAGAAACTACTTACGGAGTAGAAAAAGTATACGAAACTATTAAAGCAAGCCCAAGAATTATCTCTGTTTTATTAGGAGGAGAAGACTTGGCTGTGGATTTAGGAGTTAAGAGAACAAAAGCATCTGATGAACTTCTATATGCAAGAACTAAAATTATAAATGCTTGTAAAGCATGTAAAGTTGATGCTATAGATACTCCATTTACAGATACAAATGACTACGATGGATTAATAGCTGACACTTTAAAAGCTAAAATGCTTGGATTTACAGGAAAATTAAGTATAAACCCAAGACAAATCGATACTATTCACAGTGTATATGCTCCATCAGCAGCAGAAATCAACCACGCTCAAAGAGTTATGGCTGCTAAAGAAGACGCTGCTAAACAAGGACTTGGAGTATTTTCACTTGATGGAAAAATGGTTGACCTTCCTATTATCAACAGAGCTATTCATACATTAGATATGGCGAAATTAATGGGACTTATTGATTAA
- the citD gene encoding citrate lyase acyl carrier protein: MTIKKAAKCGTLESNDIFLILTPSEDGIEIELESTVEKQFGDHIREVIKAKLLELGIDSVQVQAQDKGALDYTIRARIEAAVARSL, translated from the coding sequence ATGACTATAAAGAAAGCTGCAAAATGTGGAACTTTAGAATCAAATGATATATTCTTAATTCTTACTCCTTCTGAAGATGGGATTGAAATAGAATTAGAAAGTACTGTAGAAAAACAGTTTGGTGACCATATCAGAGAGGTTATAAAAGCTAAACTTTTAGAACTTGGTATTGATAGCGTACAGGTACAAGCTCAAGACAAAGGAGCTCTTGACTATACTATTAGAGCTAGAATCGAAGCTGCTGTAGCTAGAAGTTTATAA
- a CDS encoding methylaspartate ammonia-lyase, producing MKIIDVVCSAGKTGFYFDDQRAIKAGAGHDGMFYLGETVTPGFENIRQAGESISVQLILEDGQVAFGDCAAVQYSGAGGRDPLFLAKDFIPVIEKEIAPKLIGRELDNFKSLAEEFDSMKIDGKRMHTAIRYGITQALLDAVAKARKVTMAEVIQKDYNTGLEITRRPIFTQSGDNRYENADKMIIKGADVLPHALINNVKEKLGEKGEILLDYVKWLRDRILAKRTNEDYNPIFHIDVYGTIGAAFDCDTKKMADYIATLVEAAKPFKLRIEGPMDVEDRDKQIEAMAALRAEIDGRGIGAELVADEWCNTLEDIKLFADKKAGHVVQIKTPDLGGVNNIADAILYCNKVGIGSYCGGTCNETNRSAEVTTNIGMACGALQVLAKPGMGVDEGFMIVFNEMGRVEALVNRRKNK from the coding sequence ATGAAAATTATAGATGTAGTTTGTTCAGCAGGAAAAACTGGATTCTATTTTGATGACCAAAGAGCTATAAAAGCAGGAGCAGGACATGATGGTATGTTCTATTTAGGAGAAACTGTAACTCCAGGATTTGAAAACATCAGACAAGCAGGAGAATCAATCTCTGTTCAATTAATTCTTGAAGATGGTCAAGTGGCTTTCGGAGACTGTGCAGCAGTTCAATACTCAGGTGCAGGAGGAAGAGACCCATTATTCCTAGCTAAAGATTTCATCCCAGTTATCGAGAAAGAAATCGCTCCAAAATTAATAGGAAGAGAATTAGACAACTTTAAATCATTAGCTGAAGAATTCGACTCTATGAAAATAGATGGAAAAAGAATGCATACAGCTATCAGATACGGAATAACTCAAGCTTTACTAGATGCAGTTGCAAAAGCTAGAAAAGTAACTATGGCAGAAGTTATCCAAAAAGATTACAATACAGGATTAGAAATTACTAGAAGACCTATATTCACTCAATCTGGAGACAACAGATATGAAAATGCTGACAAAATGATAATTAAAGGTGCTGACGTTTTACCTCACGCTTTAATTAACAACGTAAAAGAAAAATTAGGAGAAAAAGGAGAAATCTTACTTGACTACGTTAAATGGTTAAGAGACAGAATCTTAGCAAAAAGAACTAACGAAGATTACAACCCAATTTTCCACATTGACGTTTATGGAACAATCGGAGCAGCATTTGATTGCGATACTAAAAAAATGGCTGATTACATCGCTACTTTAGTTGAAGCTGCAAAACCATTCAAATTAAGAATAGAAGGACCTATGGACGTTGAAGATAGAGATAAACAAATCGAAGCTATGGCAGCTTTAAGAGCAGAAATCGACGGAAGAGGAATTGGAGCAGAATTAGTTGCTGACGAATGGTGTAATACTTTAGAAGACATCAAATTATTCGCAGACAAAAAAGCTGGACACGTTGTACAAATAAAAACTCCAGACTTAGGAGGAGTTAACAACATCGCTGACGCTATCCTTTACTGTAACAAAGTAGGAATCGGATCTTACTGTGGAGGAACTTGTAACGAAACTAACAGATCTGCTGAAGTTACTACTAACATCGGTATGGCATGTGGAGCTCTTCAAGTACTAGCTAAACCAGGAATGGGTGTTGACGAAGGATTCATGATCGTATTCAACGAAATGGGAAGAGTTGAAGCTTTAGTAAATAGAAGAAAAAATAAATAG